In Deinococcus sedimenti, a single genomic region encodes these proteins:
- a CDS encoding ABC transporter ATP-binding protein, producing MTTTMNRAATAPLVAERGGAPLALDGVKYHYPARRHQAAGVGPLTLDVAAGEFLCVVGPSGSGKSTLLSLLAGFLKPQSGQIRLGGEVVRGPHPRLTLVQQEAALFPWLTVAGNVAFGLRGVPRAERSARVLEALRQVNLSGFESRRPHELSGGQRQRVALARALVTRPGLLLLDEPFSALDHATRTTLSGELLTLWRQSGVTVVFVTHQLEEALHLGQRVVALRGGQVALDAPAAQTSVDDLKALLGE from the coding sequence ATGACCACCACGATGAACCGCGCCGCCACCGCTCCCCTGGTCGCCGAACGTGGCGGCGCGCCCCTCGCCCTGGACGGCGTGAAGTACCACTACCCCGCCCGGCGTCATCAGGCGGCCGGCGTGGGTCCGCTGACGCTGGACGTCGCGGCCGGTGAGTTCCTGTGCGTGGTCGGGCCGTCCGGCAGCGGCAAGAGCACCCTGCTGAGCCTGCTGGCCGGGTTCCTGAAACCCCAGTCGGGCCAGATCCGGCTGGGGGGCGAGGTCGTGCGCGGCCCGCACCCCCGCCTGACGCTGGTGCAGCAGGAGGCGGCGCTGTTTCCCTGGCTGACGGTCGCCGGGAATGTCGCCTTCGGGCTGCGGGGCGTGCCGCGCGCCGAACGGTCCGCCCGCGTGCTGGAGGCGCTGCGGCAGGTGAACCTGAGCGGCTTCGAATCCCGCCGCCCACACGAGTTGAGTGGCGGGCAGCGGCAGCGTGTGGCGCTGGCGCGCGCCCTGGTCACGCGCCCGGGCCTGCTGCTGCTGGACGAGCCGTTCAGCGCGCTGGACCACGCGACCCGCACCACGCTCTCCGGGGAACTGCTCACGCTCTGGCGGCAGTCGGGCGTGACGGTCGTGTTCGTCACGCACCAGTTGGAGGAAGCGCTGCACCTGGGTCAGCGGGTCGTGGCCCTGCGCGGCGGTCAGGTGGCCCTGGACGCGCCCGCTGCGCAGACGAGCGTGGACGACCTCAAGGCCCTGCTGGGCGAATAA
- a CDS encoding ABC transporter permease, with protein MQPTRAARGQSRWQTLVTQLVGLIVILGAWWLVTDVLKLYPPYVFPGPKAVWTEISYGLWGTGPQDGKLLSAIGGSLRRVLTGYVIAVLLGVVVGLLMGAWRPLRTTLGAYLTGIQSVPSIAFVPFAILFLGLNERAVLFVVILEGFIPVALAVSGALLNVPPALRVAGRTLGAGSLGLMLRVLLPASVPSILTGLRTAWSFSWRALVGGELLIAGAASLGEQLEIGRNTANVALVLATIIIIGVIGGLFDSLLRAAEGRVRRDYGLEVPQ; from the coding sequence ATGCAACCCACCCGCGCCGCGCGGGGCCAGAGCCGCTGGCAGACCCTGGTCACGCAGCTCGTTGGCCTGATCGTCATCCTGGGCGCGTGGTGGCTGGTCACCGACGTGCTCAAGCTGTATCCGCCCTACGTGTTCCCCGGCCCGAAAGCCGTGTGGACCGAGATCAGCTACGGCCTGTGGGGCACCGGGCCGCAGGACGGCAAGCTGCTGTCCGCCATCGGCGGAAGCCTGCGCCGCGTCCTGACCGGGTACGTGATCGCCGTGCTGCTGGGCGTTGTCGTGGGCCTGCTGATGGGCGCGTGGCGGCCGCTGCGGACCACGCTGGGCGCGTACCTGACCGGCATCCAGAGCGTGCCGAGCATCGCGTTCGTGCCGTTCGCGATCCTGTTCCTGGGCCTGAACGAACGCGCCGTGCTGTTCGTGGTCATCCTGGAAGGCTTCATTCCGGTGGCGCTGGCGGTGTCCGGCGCGCTGCTGAACGTTCCCCCGGCACTGCGCGTGGCGGGCCGCACGCTGGGTGCGGGCTCGCTGGGCCTGATGCTGCGGGTGCTGCTGCCCGCCAGCGTGCCCAGCATCCTGACCGGGCTGCGCACCGCCTGGAGCTTCTCCTGGCGCGCCCTAGTCGGCGGGGAACTCCTGATCGCCGGAGCGGCCAGCTTGGGCGAGCAGCTGGAAATCGGGCGGAACACCGCGAACGTGGCGCTGGTCCTGGCAACCATCATCATCATCGGCGTGATCGGTGGCCTGTTCGACTCGCTGCTGCGCGCCGCCGAAGGCCGCGTCCGCCGTGACTACGGCCTGGAGGTGCCACAATGA
- a CDS encoding ABC transporter substrate-binding protein, with the protein MTRFTLPTLLTLTLLTTAAAQDAQTVRLGFFPNLTHAPALVGLERGTFQKALGKVKLDAREFVSGTTLTEAFAAGQIDIAYVGPGPAINAAGRGMPVQFLAGASEAGAVLVVRKDSGIKSYKDLGGKIVAVPSLGNTQDISLRHILNENNLKPKADGGTVTITPIAPADVLAAFAAKRVDATLVPEPWGAALEAQGHKVIGSEKTVWRDGKYPTTVVIVNAKFAQANPQLVAAFLKAHTDAVAFINKSPVAAQTAVNNQLLKATGTKLDPRVLQRAFARTRFTTNLDLAALTEYAKLNVEAGYARSAPDLAPFIRK; encoded by the coding sequence ATGACCCGATTCACCCTACCCACCCTGCTGACGTTGACCCTGCTGACCACCGCCGCCGCCCAGGACGCCCAGACCGTGCGCCTGGGCTTCTTCCCCAACCTCACGCACGCGCCGGCCCTGGTGGGCCTGGAGCGCGGCACCTTCCAGAAAGCCCTGGGCAAGGTGAAGCTCGACGCCAGGGAGTTCGTCTCCGGCACCACCCTGACCGAGGCGTTCGCCGCCGGTCAGATCGACATCGCCTACGTGGGGCCGGGACCGGCCATCAACGCGGCCGGGCGCGGCATGCCCGTGCAGTTCCTGGCGGGAGCCAGCGAGGCGGGCGCGGTGCTCGTCGTGCGCAAGGACAGCGGCATCAAGTCGTACAAGGATCTGGGCGGGAAGATCGTCGCGGTCCCCAGCCTGGGGAACACGCAGGACATCAGCCTGCGCCACATCCTGAACGAGAACAACCTGAAGCCCAAGGCGGACGGCGGGACGGTCACGATCACGCCCATCGCGCCCGCCGACGTGCTGGCCGCCTTCGCCGCCAAACGCGTGGACGCCACGCTGGTCCCGGAACCCTGGGGCGCAGCCCTGGAAGCGCAGGGGCACAAGGTCATCGGCAGCGAGAAGACCGTCTGGCGCGACGGGAAGTACCCCACGACCGTCGTGATCGTGAACGCGAAGTTCGCGCAGGCCAACCCGCAGCTCGTCGCCGCGTTCCTGAAGGCGCACACCGACGCCGTGGCGTTCATCAACAAGAGCCCGGTCGCCGCGCAGACCGCCGTGAACAACCAGCTGCTGAAAGCGACGGGCACGAAACTCGACCCGCGCGTCCTGCAACGGGCCTTCGCCCGGACGCGCTTCACGACCAACCTCGACCTGGCCGCGCTGACCGAATACGCGAAGCTGAACGTGGAAGCCGGGTACGCCCGCAGCGCGCCGGACCTCGCGCCGTTCATCCGCAAGTGA